The genomic interval TGGATCTGTTAAAATTTCCTTATAATTACTTAGTCCGACAAAATTTATCTGTGACCAATCCGCTAATCCAACTAGACTAATATCTGTAAAGCTAATAAAAAAGGCTACTACAATTGGAATTAAGGAAAACAACATTAGCAAGAGCAATGCAGGAGTTATAAATAAGTACGGGGCTCTTTTACTAGTAAAGTTTCTCAATTTTAAAGCACTTCCTTTACTTTAAATAGAAAGGGAGTATCTCCTAGAAGGAAGATTCTATTTTTCTACCGATTCGATCAGGGTTCTGACCGAATCGGTAGTATTCAGATAGCCTCTTCGATGTTTGAGATACTCCTCTCTGCTCGTTTATTTGCTTAAAACTTTTTCTGTTTCCGTGTTAAACGCATCTAGTTCTGATTGCACGTCTTCTCCACCGAGATAAATTTTCTCAAAATGCTTCAGATAGTTTTGCGCAATTTCTTCAAATTCAGGAATTAACGGCATTGGACGAGAATTTTCCATTTGCTGTCCAAATACTTCATATAATGGATCTCCAGCTAGCTTTTCATCATTCCATGCTTCTTTTACTGTTGGCATTGCATTCGTTAATTCTAACCATTTTAATTGATTTTCCTTCTTCACCATAAAATCAATAAACTGTGCCGCTTGATCTTTTTTCTTTGAATGTTCAAAGATTGTTAAGTTAGAACCACCAAGACTTGAAAAATTATTATCTTTACCAGAAGGAAGAACCGCAGTTGCCCATTTACCTTCTATATCTGGCACTGTTTCATTAACCGCTTTCACCATCCACGGACCACTAATAAACATTGGCACAATAGCATCCCCTGAGAACGTTTGCGAAACATCCATACCTAAATCCTGTTTAGGTGCATAGCCTTTTTGAATCATATCATTTAAATACGTAACCGCTTCAACAAATGGTGCCTCGTTAAATAGTGGTTTTCCGTCATTAGTCAATACCTGAGAGCCGTTTTGACGCGCAAACATAAAGCCTAGCGTCTGTTCCTTCGAGTCAACATTTAGTCCATACATGTTGTCTCCTCGTTCGGATAATTTTTTTGCTGCATCTTCAAGTTCTTCCCATGTTTTAGGTGCCTCTTTATATCCAACAGATTCTAAGATATCTGTACGATAGAATAAAACTCTCGTTTCTGCTGCCCATGGAATTGCATAATATTTATCATCAAACTTTGTTGTTTCTACTGAACCTTCAAAGAAGTTATCCGGGTTTAAATTATCGTATTTCTCGATATATTCACCCATATCTGCCAATGCTCCAGCAGCTTGAAATTCTGGCATCCAAGTAGTACCCATTTGAAGTACATCCGGGCCTTGTTTTGAAGCAACCGCCGTTAGTAATTTATCATGAGCACTAGCCCAAGGAATCGCTTGAATTTTAACTTCAATGCCAGTTTCTTTTGTAAATTCCTCTGCCATTTTTGGAAGTTGTTTTACTTCATCTCCCATTCCCCAAACTGTCAGTACTTCTGAGTTACTAGCATCATTTTTACTATCAGAACATCCCGCCATTAATCCAACTGCAAGTAATGCTGTGGTTCCTAGCAATGCAAATTTCTTTTTGAAATTCATATTTGTTTCCTCCATTTTTTGATGAAAATTTTATAGAAACGTTTCGATATAAGTAAGTATATATCACCGATTTATATCTTGCAAGCGTTTTCTACCCTATTTTTTTATATAAAATTGTAGAAACGTTTCACAAATAAAAAAG from Niallia sp. FSL W8-0635 carries:
- a CDS encoding sugar ABC transporter substrate-binding protein codes for the protein MNFKKKFALLGTTALLAVGLMAGCSDSKNDASNSEVLTVWGMGDEVKQLPKMAEEFTKETGIEVKIQAIPWASAHDKLLTAVASKQGPDVLQMGTTWMPEFQAAGALADMGEYIEKYDNLNPDNFFEGSVETTKFDDKYYAIPWAAETRVLFYRTDILESVGYKEAPKTWEELEDAAKKLSERGDNMYGLNVDSKEQTLGFMFARQNGSQVLTNDGKPLFNEAPFVEAVTYLNDMIQKGYAPKQDLGMDVSQTFSGDAIVPMFISGPWMVKAVNETVPDIEGKWATAVLPSGKDNNFSSLGGSNLTIFEHSKKKDQAAQFIDFMVKKENQLKWLELTNAMPTVKEAWNDEKLAGDPLYEVFGQQMENSRPMPLIPEFEEIAQNYLKHFEKIYLGGEDVQSELDAFNTETEKVLSK